The genome window ATCCTTGCCGCGCACGAGGAACCCCGTCTTGGTTTCCTCGAGCTCGATGCCGAGCTTCTTTGCCACCTTCTTGAAGAGCGTCGCATCCTCCGGCACGAGGTCGATCTGCGCGCGGCGACCGCTCGGAAAGCCGTGGAAGGCGAAAAGGTTCACCCCCTCCTCCTTCAGCTGCTTGAGCAGGTGGGCACCCTCGCCGGGCTTGTTCGGCCGGGTGCAGATGAAGTAGGTCACCTTCTGGACATTGTCAGCCATGGCTCTCCCCCGCGCGGGTCGATGTTGGATGTTCCTGAGTGTGCTAAATATCAGTACGCTTCGTTTTTCGCAAAGGGATTCGCCGCCTGCATCCGTTCTCGCGCATTGCGCGTAACAGCAGGCAGCGCAGGACGCACACTGCGTCTGGCGCAACATCCCATGAACCTGGAGGAGCATAGATGAACACATCGAGCAAGATGACGGGTATTGCCCTTGCCGCGGCCGCCGCCGCGCTGTTCGCTTCGACCACTATCGGCAGCGCGAACGCTGCGGAGGAAGCCAAGGTGCAGTGCATGGGCGTCAATGGGTGCAAGGGTCAGAGCGCGTGCAAGACGGCCAAGAACGACTGCGCCGGAAAGAACGCGTGCAAGGGCCAGGGCTGGGTTCGGGCGACCGAGAAGGAATGCGCCGCGAAAGGCGGCCAGGTCGTGAAGATGTAGCGACACCCACGGGCGGTACCTGCGTGCCGCCCGTCCTTCCGCAACGCCACCCATGACTGCGCAAGCACTCGCGGGCTTCGGCCTCGGACTGCGCACTGCGCACTACGACGCGATCCTTGCGACGCGGCCCCGCATCGACTGGTTCGAGGCCCTGACCGAGAACTACCTCGTCCCCGGCGGCAAGCCGCTGCATTACCTCGAACGGATACGCGCCGACTATTCCGTAGCCCTCCACGGAGTGGCGCTTTCGATCGGCGGCACGGACCCGCTCGACACCGATTACCTGCGACAGCTCGCCGCCCTCGCGCACCGCATCCAGCCGGCATGGATCTCCGATCATCTGTGCTGGACCGGTGTCGACGGCAGGCGTCTTCACGATCTGCTGCCACTGCCTTGGACCGACTCGGTGCTGCGGCACGTGGTCGGCCGCGTGCGCGCGGCGCAGGACTCTCTGGGGGAGCGCATCCTGCTCGAGAACGCATCGAGCTACGTGACCTTCCGCGCGTCGGAGATGACGGAGTGGGAGTTCCTCGCCCGTGTCGCCGAGGACGCCGATTGCCTCATTCTGCTCGACGTCAACAACGTCTACGTGAACAGCCGCAACCACGGCTTCGACCCGCTCGCGTATCTCGATGCCCTCCCCGGCGATCGCGTGCGTCAGGTCCATCTGGCCGGCCACGCGGACTACGGCGATCACGTGATCGATACGCACGACGCCACCATCGTGCCCGACGTATGGGCGCTCTATCGCCACACCGTGGAGCGCTTCGGCCCGGTGCCGACGATGATCGAGCGCGACGACCACATCCCGCCGCTTGACGAACTGCTCGCCGAACTCGACGTCGCACGCGGCATCGCTGCCGCGGTTCTCGAACGGCGTGCGGCATGAGGGCGCTGCGCACCTTGCAGCTCGCGTTCAGCAACGCAGTGCTGTCCGCCGGGGACCGGGGGCCGGACGCGATCGCCGAGCCGGCCGGCGGCGAGCGGGGCAGTCGCTTCGCCATCTACCGCGACGGCTACCGGCTGCGGCTGGCCGAGTCGCTCGCCACGGACTATCCGGCCACACGCGCCGTCCTCGGCGCCGAGCGGTTTGCCGCGCTGGCGCAAGCGTTCGTGGCGGCGCATCCGTCGCGCCACTTCAACCTGCGCTGGTACGGTAGGGAATTCGCCGATTTCCTGCGCGCGAATCGTGAGGCGCAAAGCAACCACATCGCCGATCTCGCCGCCTTCGAGTGGGCGGTGGCCGGCGCATTCGACGCCGCGGACGCGCCCCCGCTGACGGTCGACGACGTCGCAGCCGTTCCGCCGGAGTCGTGGCCGTACCTCGTGCTGGCATTCCATCCCTCGTGCCGTCGGCTGCAGGTCGGCAAGCACGTGCCGTCGCTATGGCAGGCCGCCACTGCCGGAGACACCGTATCGTGCCCGGCAGACGACCCAACCGACGCGCCGTGGATCCTCTGGCGCAGGGAACTCGCCGTGTTCTACCGGCAACTCGCCGCCGATGAAGCCGACGCGCTCGACGGCGCTGCGCAGGGAGCGAACTTCGCCGGGATCTGCGTGAGACTTTCCGCCCACGTGCCGGAAGCGCAAACACCTGCGCGCGCGGCGGCATTGCTGCGGCAGTGGGTCGAAGACGGGCTCGTCGTCGGGTTCGACGACGGCACCGGCGACCTCGTCAGTGGTGGAGGATCTTCGCCAGAAACTGCTGCGCGCGATCCGTCTGCGCCTGTGTGAAGAAGTCGTCTTTCGGCCGGTCTTCGACGATGGCGCCGTGATCCATGAAGATCACGCGGTGCGCGACCTTGCGCGCGAAGCCCATCTCGTGGGTGACCACCATCATCGTCATGCCTTCCTTCGCGAGTTCGGTCATGACGTCGAGCACCTCGTTGATCATTTCCGGATCGAGCGCGGAGGTCGGCTCGTCGAAGAGCATCGCGATCGGATCCATCGCCAGGGCACGTGCAATCGCGACCCGCTGCTGCTGGCCGCCGGAGAGCTGACCGGGATACTTGTTCGCATGCGCCTTGAGACCGACCCGATCGAGGAGTTTCATGCCCTTCGCCGTCGCCTCTTCCTTCGAGCGGCCGAGCACCTTGATCTGGGCCAGGTTGAGGTTGTCGGTGATGCTCATGTGCGGGAAGAGCTCGAAATGCTGGAACACCATGCCGACCTTCGAGCGCAGCCGGGCGAGATTGGTCTTCCTGTCGCCGACCGACACGCCCTCGAGCAGGATCTCGCCTTCCTGGAACGGTTCGAGCCCGTTGACCGTCTTGATGAGCGTGCTCTTGCCCGAGCCCGAAGGTCCGCACACCACCACCACCTCGCCGCGCTCGACGTTGGTGGTGCAGTGCTTCAGCACCTGGAAATCGCCGTAGAACTTCGAGACGTTCCTGATTTCGATCATGCTCATACCGCATACCTCTTCTGGAGTCGCTTCACGAGGTAGGATGCGCCGTAGCACATCACGAAATACACAGACGCGGCGAACAGATACATCTCGACGAGACGGCCGTCGCGCTGCCCGATCTTGCCCGCCACGCCGAGGAAATCCGGCAGACTGACCACGTACACGAGCGAGGTGTCCTGGAACAGGATAATGCTCTGCGTGAGCAGCAGCGGAATCATGTTGCGGAAGGCCTGCGGCAGGATCACGTAGCGCATCGCCTGCGCGTAGGTCATGCCGGTTGCGTACGCGGCGGAGACCTGACCGCGCGGAATGCTCTGAATGCCGGCGCGGATGATCTCGCAGTAGTAGGCCGCCTCGAAGATCATGAACGCGATCAGCGCCGAGTAGAACGGCCCCACCGTGGCGGGCTGACCGGAGATCGCCGCGATGATGAAAGGCACCAGGAAGTAGAACCAGAAGATCACCAGGATCAGCGGGATCGAGCGGAACAGGTTGACGTAGGCGCCGGCGAACCATGCCAGCGGCTTGATCGGCGACAGCCGCATGAGCGCGAGCAGCGTGCCGAAGAGGATTCCGCCCAGCATCGCCAGCACGAGCAGCGTGAGCGACAACCCCATGCCCGTGAGAAGGTAGGGTATCGCCCCCGGAATCGAGCTCCAGTCGAACTCGTAGCTCATTTTCCGCCCCCCCCCGCGATGTAGCCCGGGAC of Betaproteobacteria bacterium contains these proteins:
- a CDS encoding DUF692 domain-containing protein encodes the protein MTAQALAGFGLGLRTAHYDAILATRPRIDWFEALTENYLVPGGKPLHYLERIRADYSVALHGVALSIGGTDPLDTDYLRQLAALAHRIQPAWISDHLCWTGVDGRRLHDLLPLPWTDSVLRHVVGRVRAAQDSLGERILLENASSYVTFRASEMTEWEFLARVAEDADCLILLDVNNVYVNSRNHGFDPLAYLDALPGDRVRQVHLAGHADYGDHVIDTHDATIVPDVWALYRHTVERFGPVPTMIERDDHIPPLDELLAELDVARGIAAAVLERRAA
- a CDS encoding putative DNA-binding domain-containing protein produces the protein MRALRTLQLAFSNAVLSAGDRGPDAIAEPAGGERGSRFAIYRDGYRLRLAESLATDYPATRAVLGAERFAALAQAFVAAHPSRHFNLRWYGREFADFLRANREAQSNHIADLAAFEWAVAGAFDAADAPPLTVDDVAAVPPESWPYLVLAFHPSCRRLQVGKHVPSLWQAATAGDTVSCPADDPTDAPWILWRRELAVFYRQLAADEADALDGAAQGANFAGICVRLSAHVPEAQTPARAAALLRQWVEDGLVVGFDDGTGDLVSGGGSSPETAARDPSAPV
- a CDS encoding amino acid ABC transporter ATP-binding protein, with the protein product MIEIRNVSKFYGDFQVLKHCTTNVERGEVVVVCGPSGSGKSTLIKTVNGLEPFQEGEILLEGVSVGDRKTNLARLRSKVGMVFQHFELFPHMSITDNLNLAQIKVLGRSKEEATAKGMKLLDRVGLKAHANKYPGQLSGGQQQRVAIARALAMDPIAMLFDEPTSALDPEMINEVLDVMTELAKEGMTMMVVTHEMGFARKVAHRVIFMDHGAIVEDRPKDDFFTQAQTDRAQQFLAKILHH
- a CDS encoding ABC transporter permease subunit (The N-terminal region of this protein, as described by TIGR01726, is a three transmembrane segment that identifies a subfamily of ABC transporter permease subunits, which specificities that include histidine, arginine, glutamine, glutamate, L-cystine (sic), the opines (in Agrobacterium) octopine and nopaline, etc.); translated protein: MSYEFDWSSIPGAIPYLLTGMGLSLTLLVLAMLGGILFGTLLALMRLSPIKPLAWFAGAYVNLFRSIPLILVIFWFYFLVPFIIAAISGQPATVGPFYSALIAFMIFEAAYYCEIIRAGIQSIPRGQVSAAYATGMTYAQAMRYVILPQAFRNMIPLLLTQSIILFQDTSLVYVVSLPDFLGVAGKIGQRDGRLVEMYLFAASVYFVMCYGASYLVKRLQKRYAV